A region of Sulfurovum sp. DNA encodes the following proteins:
- a CDS encoding M20/M25/M40 family metallo-hydrolase, whose amino-acid sequence MSKIIEYFKKLTQIPHCSKESAKLCDFLVNFAQERGYIVEVDEAKNIYVHKGMPRLCLQAHYDMVCMGRAPVIEAYIEEGWMKAKNSSLGADNGIAIAMMMQMIDDGRVLEFLFTSDEEIGLIGANELAFNLKADYMLNLDSEDEAEVYIGCAGGTDIVALKQDNYIEGKGICYEVAVKGLAGGHSGVDIDKNIPSAIKVIGRYLKEKEVKQLVSIHAGERRNSIPANAVAIVRSEVPLRDEGKVTVKVLSESPDILQNGEKIIDLIDTFRHGVHRMNQEFSIPDVSINFAIIVVDKKGNITAEVSARAMDMVSLNTLTSNTAEIFKAYGFEIKIEDKYPAWKPDITNFTNLIDEKMREVFGKSKLMAIHAGLECGVISTKYPQIKFASIGPTIRYPHSTREMVNIDSVEKIFEVLNRVIQSIQTI is encoded by the coding sequence ATGTCAAAAATTATAGAATATTTTAAAAAATTGACACAGATACCACACTGTTCAAAAGAGTCAGCAAAGTTGTGTGATTTTTTGGTGAATTTTGCCCAAGAGCGAGGGTATATAGTTGAAGTGGATGAAGCTAAGAATATTTATGTGCATAAGGGTATGCCACGACTCTGTTTGCAAGCACATTACGATATGGTCTGTATGGGGAGAGCACCTGTTATTGAAGCCTATATAGAAGAGGGGTGGATGAAGGCAAAGAACTCTTCACTTGGAGCAGATAATGGGATAGCAATTGCAATGATGATGCAGATGATAGATGATGGCAGAGTGTTAGAGTTTCTGTTTACTTCTGATGAAGAGATTGGGCTCATTGGTGCCAATGAGCTTGCTTTTAATCTTAAGGCAGACTATATGCTCAACCTCGATAGTGAGGATGAGGCAGAGGTGTATATTGGGTGTGCAGGAGGTACAGATATTGTGGCACTCAAGCAAGATAACTATATAGAAGGCAAGGGTATTTGCTATGAAGTGGCAGTTAAGGGGCTGGCTGGCGGTCACTCTGGGGTAGATATTGATAAGAATATTCCCTCCGCGATTAAAGTGATTGGTAGGTACTTAAAGGAGAAGGAAGTCAAACAACTGGTAAGTATACATGCTGGTGAACGCCGTAATTCCATTCCTGCTAATGCTGTAGCAATTGTACGGTCTGAAGTACCTTTGAGAGATGAAGGGAAAGTAACTGTTAAGGTCTTGAGTGAATCACCTGATATACTTCAGAATGGAGAAAAAATTATTGATTTAATTGATACCTTTAGACATGGGGTACACCGCATGAATCAAGAATTTAGTATTCCTGATGTGAGTATTAATTTTGCTATTATTGTGGTTGACAAGAAGGGAAACATTACTGCTGAGGTCAGTGCTCGTGCGATGGATATGGTATCTCTTAATACATTGACTAGCAATACAGCTGAGATATTTAAAGCATATGGTTTTGAGATAAAAATAGAAGATAAATATCCTGCATGGAAGCCCGATATAACAAATTTTACAAACCTTATTGATGAAAAGATGAGAGAAGTATTTGGAAAAAGCAAATTGATGGCAATTCATGCTGGGTTGGAGTGTGGCGTAATTAGTACAAAGTATCCACAGATAAAATTTGCTTCTATTGGTCCAACTATTCGCTATCCACATTCAACACGCGAGATGGTGAATATTGATTCGGTAGAGAAAATATTTGAGGTACTCAATAGAGTAATACAGTCAATTCAAACTATCTAA
- the nth gene encoding endonuclease III: MTKKVKKATKQEIEKIKKLFLEHYPNSVTELKYKNLYELLVSVMLSAQCTDKRVNIITPTFFKHYPNPALLANADLNEVKSHINTCSFFNNKAKNLIKMAQNVVENYEGNIPLKQKELVKLAGVGQKTANVVMIEYTGANLMAVDTHVYRVAHRLGLCDALTAIKCEEQLVKKFKTDLHRLHQAMVLFGRYRCKALKPECNGCFMQPYCKTTERFKV; the protein is encoded by the coding sequence ATGACCAAAAAGGTAAAAAAAGCAACAAAACAAGAGATAGAAAAAATTAAGAAGCTTTTTCTAGAACACTATCCCAATTCAGTGACTGAACTAAAATATAAAAACCTTTATGAGCTACTCGTTTCTGTCATGCTATCAGCACAATGTACTGATAAACGTGTCAATATCATCACCCCTACTTTTTTCAAGCATTACCCCAATCCAGCCTTGCTCGCTAATGCCGACCTCAATGAAGTCAAATCTCATATTAATACCTGCTCTTTCTTTAACAATAAAGCCAAAAATCTTATCAAGATGGCACAGAATGTTGTAGAAAATTATGAAGGAAATATACCATTAAAACAAAAAGAGTTGGTTAAGCTTGCAGGAGTAGGACAAAAAACTGCCAATGTTGTAATGATAGAGTACACCGGTGCCAACTTAATGGCAGTTGATACTCACGTCTACCGTGTGGCACATCGTCTAGGTCTTTGCGATGCTCTCACTGCCATCAAATGCGAAGAACAATTGGTCAAAAAATTCAAAACTGATCTACATCGACTCCATCAAGCAATGGTATTATTTGGGCGCTACCGATGCAAAGCGCTTAAACCTGAATGCAATGGCTGTTTTATGCAACCTTATTGCAAAACAACAGAGCGTTTTAAGGTATAA
- a CDS encoding peptidylprolyl isomerase has product MTKFVKVSLFTIAVTVTSIVASDILVTVNGKNITKQDAELFVQAKSPKMHYEQLSKDQKEQVKKILIKGTLLAELAQKEGIKKTPEFKHSMEKVADQVAVDIWIQKLIENTTISDKKAKAFYDKNQAAFMKLGKIHARHILVKSEQEAKDIINQLQGLSKDKLKAKFIELAKSKSQGPSGANGGDLGSFGKKDMVPEFSKAAWNLVVGTITTEPVKTKFGYHVIYLEKRDKVQTKPFETVKEKIIANLKQRDFENKITDITKELMRKAKIVDMSRKSK; this is encoded by the coding sequence ATGACCAAATTTGTAAAAGTATCATTATTTACTATTGCTGTGACAGTAACTTCAATTGTTGCTTCAGACATTCTTGTAACTGTTAATGGAAAAAATATTACCAAACAAGATGCTGAACTTTTTGTCCAAGCAAAATCTCCAAAGATGCACTACGAACAGCTATCAAAAGATCAGAAGGAACAGGTTAAAAAGATACTTATAAAAGGAACACTCCTTGCAGAGTTAGCACAAAAAGAGGGTATCAAAAAGACACCCGAGTTTAAACATAGTATGGAGAAGGTAGCCGATCAGGTTGCTGTTGATATATGGATACAGAAACTGATAGAAAATACAACTATTAGTGATAAAAAAGCCAAAGCATTCTATGACAAGAATCAGGCAGCTTTCATGAAACTTGGAAAGATACATGCAAGACACATTCTTGTAAAAAGTGAACAAGAGGCAAAAGATATTATTAATCAGCTTCAAGGACTGAGCAAAGACAAACTTAAAGCAAAGTTTATTGAACTTGCAAAATCAAAATCACAGGGTCCTTCTGGTGCAAATGGTGGTGACCTTGGAAGCTTTGGAAAAAAAGATATGGTACCAGAGTTCTCCAAAGCAGCATGGAACCTTGTGGTAGGTACGATTACCACAGAACCTGTTAAGACAAAGTTTGGCTACCATGTGATCTATCTTGAAAAGAGAGATAAGGTACAAACGAAGCCTTTTGAGACAGTAAAAGAGAAGATTATTGCTAATTTGAAACAGAGAGATTTTGAGAACAAGATTACAGATATTACCAAAGAGCTAATGAGGAAAGCAAAGATAGTTGATATGAGTAGAAAAAGCAAATAG